ACCTGTCATAAATATGAGCGGATTTTCATCGGCGAATGGGTCAACTCCTGGCTTTTTTAGGTGATCCCAGAGTATTTTTACTCCAACACCTCTTCCACCAACGAATTTAGCAAGGTCTTCTTCTGCAATTTCTCTTTTTTCAATCTTTCCATTTGTGAGGTTTATATAAAGTATCCTTCCATAGTATCCGCCAATTTTACTCATTTTACACCTCCTAAATCAGCTACTCCATACCATTGTTTAGACAAAGTTTTGGCTATTTTTTGAGGAGACTGTCCATAAAATCTTCTATTTGTGTTTACCTCTACCATTGATAAAGCATCAAAGGGACATTGTTTTACACATTGAGGGTCTCCTCCACAGAGATTGCACACTGCACGGGGTTTACCGGTTTTAGGGTCAAGCTCTAATACTGCAGTTCTTTTTTCTGCACAGGCTTTGGCACAGCTACCACAGGAAATACATCTTTCTAAATCTGTTTGAATGGTTAAGGTTTTATCATCTCTGTATATGGCTTTCCTTCCTGTTTTGGGCTCTGGGTTAACAGGACAGGCATTTACACAGGGTGCATCAGGACACATGGCACAGACATTGGGAATATCTACGTCAGGATTAAAACTATGGATACGAATTCTTGAATGAGTGGGATTTCCAAGTCCGGAAAGTCTTTCTCCATTAATGATTACAGGATTATTATAAGAAGAACATACTGCTTCACAGACTCTACAACCTGTACATTTAGAGTAGTCAACAACCACCATTTTAAGAGTTTTCTTCTGAGGGTCAGCCCAAGCAATTGAAAATACTCCATATTTTTGAGCCAAAACCAAAGCAGCACCAGCCCCAGCAGCCTTTAAAATCTCCCTTCTTGTAAATTTTCTCTCATTCATTTTTGCCTCCAAAGTTTGAAATCTATAATTAAATTATACACTTTAAATACTCAAGTTACATTAATTTTATCGAAAAAAAATTTACTAAAAAACATGAAATAGCCAACTATATGTTTTTATTATAATTTTCATATAAAATAAGTAAGTCCCATGACGCCAGAACAAGAAGCGAGAAAAAGAATTG
This region of Thermodesulfovibrionales bacterium genomic DNA includes:
- a CDS encoding aldehyde:ferredoxin oxidoreductase: MSKIGGYYGRILYINLTNGKIEKREIAEEDLAKFVGGRGVGVKILWDHLKKPGVDPFADENPLIFMTG
- a CDS encoding 4Fe-4S dicluster domain-containing protein — encoded protein: MNERKFTRREILKAAGAGAALVLAQKYGVFSIAWADPQKKTLKMVVVDYSKCTGCRVCEAVCSSYNNPVIINGERLSGLGNPTHSRIRIHSFNPDVDIPNVCAMCPDAPCVNACPVNPEPKTGRKAIYRDDKTLTIQTDLERCISCGSCAKACAEKRTAVLELDPKTGKPRAVCNLCGGDPQCVKQCPFDALSMVEVNTNRRFYGQSPQKIAKTLSKQWYGVADLGGVK